GAGGGGCTCCATTGCTACTTTGTTGCTAGGCCCAAATAGTTAGCCCCATTTTAGCCTAAAATTCAGATCAAAATGGTTAAAGCCCGTTTCGGGTTCTTAGCCGACCAGCTCGTCCTTTGTTTTAGATGGATCCTATTGCTCGGCCCAATTTGTTGCATAGAGGAGAGTACTAGGACTGTCAACGAGTCGGGTTTGTACCCCACCCCGGAACCAACCTGCCAAATTCAGGTGGCAGAGAAGCTTACCCACTGCCAACCGTCGAAAACCACAAGTCAAGTCAGTTTCGATTCGAGTCGGCAGTGATTTGTTTTGGGTCAAAACCGACTAATCTCAACAGTGGAGATCTTGACGCTAGTGGTGGTAAAGATCTTGATGGATCTCATTGAAATCTTGCCGGATCTCGTTGAAATCTGGCCGAATTTCAATGGATCTTGTCTAAATCTGGTCAAATCTGGATGGATCTCATCGAGATTTGGCCTAATCTGGCTGGATTTGAGTCTGGAGAGAGGAGGAGCCCAGTCGGTCAGTTGGCCTTGGTTTTTCATGCGAAGACTTGTCAACTGACTCGTCGAGTTCAGTTTCTGAAAATGAAAATCCGTCGTCAGTGGCTGGTTAGTTAGGTTTCAGTCCAAGTTGGCCGGTTTGGGCGAGTGGGTCAGGTTGCGGGTTAGGATGGACAGCCCTAAGAGTATCATggtcaaaaatatttttagtattttttttttttttgttttttttaatgtctgTGATGGCTACTTACCCATGGTGGATGGGGTTAGCCATTGCTGAGGTCTAAAAAGTCACAATGTTGCACTAAGGCCCAAATTGGCACCGAGAATTGAACTccatacaaaatatatatatacttgagcctacaataaagaaaaaaagatgataGGTCCAAGTTCATTAAGGGTTTTAAGGAGGAACCTAAACCCACAAATGGGTAAGCCttaaaaatcatgaaatgaaggGAATAAGAAAAGCCCAGCCCACCAAGGTCAGAAAATCGCTAGGAAGCCCAATGGTAAGAACTGGGCTGAGATACCTAGGGACAACTAGGAGATCGGGATCCTCAGGAAGTACAGCAAAGCCAGGGTTGGATTAAGACAGTTCAAGGGGGGGTGCTAAGAAACATAAGGAACGAGAAACAGATATGTCCCTATCAGCCACCCAATGATGCAGAAAGGAATTAGAAGACTTGGGAACCAACAATTCATGAACAAGGGGTTGATACCTTGAGGAACCAAGAAAGAAGAACCATAAAGGGAAGTGGCTGGGAAACTTTCAACCTGGCAGGAAGGAATCAGCTCACATgggaaaaatgataaaatgaaaGGCAGCCAAAAGCTGAGTCTGAAAAGGTGGGGTTTAGAATCATTGAAGGAAGAAGGACCAAAGGTCAGCTCTTTAAGGACACCCCAAAATGGAAAGTTAGCAAGAGACTTTTAGGGAAGAAaccccaaaagaagaaaattatgagGAATGAGGAAAGTACTAGCCACCAAGGTTACTGGCACGACATTGGTTCTGGTATCCAGGGGAGCAAATGGGGGGAATCAGTGATACCTTGGGAATCCTAGgatgacactataaaaaggggaagCAGCCAATAGTGAAGGGTAATTAGTAACAGTGAATTAGAATAAAATCATGGAGAAAATTCTatcagaattaaaaaaagaaaaaaaaaaaaaagaaaagagagggaaataCTACCTGGTATTCCCAAATAGCCACTAAAGAACATAtttggattcaaactttgcaagtcttagaggcctGAAGAGCCATCTATAAGCCTGtgatttttaaacttatttggaccttgtaacaTATCCTAGTGAGCATAGTGTATtacataattaataaagtaatgGAATATTTTGCATTGTTTTAAGGATCCTTAATGCTTCATTTTTGTGTCTTTCCTTATCACTTCGTTTCTTTGCTATTTCTTGTTGTTTCAATGcatatatttattgtttgttAGCATGTATGTGTTGTAGAATTCGTGCTCTGTGCACCatttggttcgtaatcagcccatTTAGTTGCGGTGAACCAAGCTCAGTCCCTTAAAACAACAAGTAAATGGCCTAGGATCTTTATTTCTACTTAGGACTGGGTACTGTCCAAAAAGGACCCACACACCCATTAACCCATGGGTAAGGGAACAAAGTCCAACATAGGCCAAGTCACATTTGTGTAATCTCACTTTAGCAATTCTCACATAGATCCAATCGTTTTAATGTTTCACTTGGTGACAAAGCTTATGTTAACTAGATCAACATTTTTAGtacttcatatattttttataaggcTTGTCTAtgcatttggatttttttttttcaatgtaatTTAATCATGCTCTATAACCAATTCCAAGAGGTATCCAATTCAATCAAAGACCATGTCTTACAAAGCGAAGATCattaatttaaacattttcttcCCATGATTTGTATTGGTgctattacttttattttattgttattgatttttgttGATGGTAGTTTTCGCAACAAATTTTCTACAAGCTTGATTCGACTAAGCCCAACTTTCTTATGGGtccaattcatgtattataatttatttcattatttttatcctGATCCAAgtcatttcattattttaatcttGACCCAAACTCATGTGACATAAGGAGAATTTGAGAAAGTGTGCTTTGGAGGGTATGAGTTAGGAACGAAGCTGGGACTTAAAGTTAGGGAAAGCAGTTATGCTATTGGCTCCAACCTCTGACTATTTTGTTGCTTAGTAGCtggggtttttatttatttatttttttgagtgtgtCTATTACTGGGCAagagtaaaattattttgtttaacattttttaaagatCCAGGTTGTTTGTTTTGAGTGAAATTAGTTGATTAGGcttatttttagttttgctattagtaatttttgttgttgggctattTTTTGTGGgctttgtatattttgttttagaatttagatctataaatttttgtatgacccttaaaaggaagaagatacttgagctacaaacttttttataattgCTAATATagtgagtggttattggtaagtaaacaAATAATGTAAGTGGTGGGTCTAGATGCAAATTAgtaagaaattttttacttCAATGGTTTGTAAAAACGTTGTAGAAAAGTTTAGGGTTATAacattattcttaaaataacCAATGATATTTGTTAAGAGGGGCAAAgtataatttcatataacaaaaatgctaaaattagtacctctctctctctctctctatctctctctatgtgtgtgtgtatatttttaattaaaaaaaaaaaaaagagtgggaCATTTCCCCCTAAAGTCCAAGAGTGCCTTCGTCCCTGGTATGGGTAGACTTTTCCTTAGGCCTTTTGCATCAACCCATGTCATGCGTGTTATAAAAGTTGGATGGAGATACGCACAACACCTTAGGCTTATGCAAAAGGTTTGATACTTGAAATTTTCACCCAATTGGATACTTCTAGCTCCTATTGTATGTGGCTAAACATTTTGACCAACCCATTTTAGCCCCTAGAGCCTAGCTGACCTTGCATGCTAGACATCACTAAGAAGAGTTTCCCAATGCTCTATGAAAGAGAAACCAAAGACCCTAGGTcaattttttcccaaattgtGCTAAAAGGCATTTTGTTTTGTCCAAAAAAAGCCTATTAGAAAATTACTCTTTACCTAACATGTTAGGGGTCCAAAGCCTCATTTATTGTTCAACATCAATTAGTAAGAGcacttaaaactcaatataaaAGCTCCTCATTCATATCAAATAAGGTCTATCAAGTTTTACCCTTAAAATATTAACTTCATAACAAAAGCCCATTCAGCCATCAAGGAGTGACATGATTATGAGGCATAAGGGGTGAAAATAGTGATAGCAAGGAGTCTTTTCTCTTTCCCCCAATCACCTCTTTCAAATTGTATGTGAGAGGCGGTTAAAGATTAATGAATTTTGCATATTCTTCCACCCTTTGTTGTTTAACACTCTGATTTTATTCTTGTGATGCACCATTAACctctatttaataaatattaaaatattgagTTTGACTCGCTCAAATTAATCGCACTTTAAAAAAACCTAAGGGGAGTTTTAGGCACGTTCTATAATTTCAACCTCATCATAAAAATGTTCTTGACAATTTCATAATATGACTAATCTAgtgataatttaaaaattgcatATTATAACTCATTTGTAATGAAATTGAATTGTAAATGGTTGGGTTAAGTTTACTTGGTtaacattcttttttattatatataaatatatattttttaaaagactaGACAATAAATGACATCTCgcaaataaagagaaaatttataggtataaaaaatttcaccattattaatgtgacaaattgttaataatagttaaaaaaaatgaccttAGTAGTCCgccaaataaaaaccaaaatctcattaaaaaaaaaaaaacaaaattatgaatCTTTTTGTGTATTATATTATTAAGCAGGCAATTAAATGACCACATAGCCACACGTGTCTATCAAATCAGTCAATTGAGTGGAAACTAGAAACTTTTATTTCCccacaaaatgggttgaaagTGGAACAAAGTCTTCACttttcaataaaagaaaataaaatataactattaaaaaaaaaacataataatgttAAGAGACTTTTTCGgtcatttattaataaattattttaaaaagttttgatgtcatcataaatataaaaaaaattgtaaaaaaaaatcagttattttttttaattttttcataaaaagttacTAAAAACATTTCATAATTcatagcatttaaaaaaataaaaaaaataaataaacggCAAACTAAAAAGATTGTGGCAATGTGTAAGTAGTAGACTAGTTAGTTGTGCTCATTAACACTGAGGaggatgatgacgatgatgacaCCTCACTCAACAAAAAGATTTAACTGtgtttaaaccaaaaaaaaaacagacagGATCCACAACAATCCACATCCATTCCCTTCTGCACAAActaagagaaaatcaaaatctctctctctctctttctcttcaaaACTCAAGGTCCTCAaaataatctaaaccaaaaatcgctctttctttttgaagatttttgggcaaagcacccaaaaaaaaaaaaaaaaaaaaccctagtgCAGAGAAAATTTTGGAATGGATGAGAAGAATCAGAAGCAGAAGCAGCAAAAGCAGCagaagcagcagcagcagcagtgTTGTTCATCGGAGGATCGGAGCGACAGCAGCGAGTACACGTCGGAGGACGAAGGAACGGAGGATTACAGACGAGGAGGCTACCACGCTGTTCGAATCGGCGATTCTTTTAAGAATGGCCGCTACGTTGTTCAATCGAAGCTCGGTTGGGGCCACTTCTCCACCGTCTGGCTCGCCTGGGACACCCAATTCTctgtacctctctctctctctctctctctcatttttgttttctgggtttttttttttttgattgaatgtagaatgtgaaaaaaaaagagagcattTTGAGCACTGGGTGTGAAATTGTGATTGAAATGTGTTTGAGGattattagtgttttttttttgaatatataaaaataaatattatccGTTTATGGATTGTGCTAAGAAAAGTTGGAGTGTTTGATTTAATAAAATGATTGGTTAATGATTATTGCAAATTGGGGGCAGAGATATGTGGCACTGAAAGTGCAAAAGAGTGCTCAACATTACACGGAGGCGGCGATGGATGAGATAACCATCTTGCAGCAGATTGCTGATGGTGATCCAGATGATAAAAAATGTGTGGTGAAGCTGTTGGATCATTTTAAGCATTCGGGTCCCAATGGGCAGCATGTTTGTATGGTTTTTGAGTACTTGGGGGATAATCTTTTGACCCTTATCAAATATAGCGATTACCGGGGTTTGCCACTTCATAGGGTGAAGGAGATCTGTTATCATGTTTTGGTGGGATTGGATTACTTGCATAGACAGCTCTCGATTATACACACCGATTTGAAACCAGAAAATATATTGCTCATGTCAACGATAGACCCTTCGAAGGATCCTAGAAAGTCTGGAGTTCCTCTCATTCTTCCGAATAGTAAGGATAAGGCTGGATTGGAGTCTGGGGTTGCGAAGGAAATTAGGAAATTAAATGGGGATTTGACTAGGAACCAGAAGAAAAAGATTCGAAGAAAGGCTAAGCGAGCGGCTCAGGGATGTGTGGAGAATGAGGTTGCTTTGGAAGATGAAGCAGATGCAGAACCATCTGGTGCTGTAGAGTCTTCGCCTAATACGAATTTGAATGTGGGTTCTGTAGAAGACCATCCCACTAGTTCTGTCAATACAAATAGATTATCTGATGCTGATGGAACAAAGGGCGCCAAACTAGAACATCAGTGTAGTAAGAGAGGAAGCCGCTCCACTAGGCAGAAATTGTTGGCATCAGCGGACCTCAAGTGCAAGTTGGTTGACTTTGGGAATGCATGTTGGACATACAAACAGTTCACAAATGACATCCAGACAAGACAATATAGGTGTCCAGAGGTGATCCTTGGATCTAAGTATTCTACTTCAGCTGATCTTTGGTCCTTTGCTTGCATTTGTTTCGAGCTTGCAACGGGTGATGTACTCTTTGATCCTCATAGTGGTGACAACTTTGATAGGGATGAGGTATGGATGTTATTCacttgtttactttttttttttaattaccttTTGTGCTAAATATATGATCTCTGcctttgttttctctctctagaatcaatgtaatttgaaaacaaataatcaatctTCAAATTTCTGTGTTAATTTTATTTCTGCTACTATTTATATTCAATTACTAATGGATAGTTATGCAACATTAGGAGTTCAATTATACAATTTGCATGCTACTCTAATGGTTGTTCCATTTGCAATTATACCTGTAGAAACATAGGGCTATAGACCCTTGTGCATAAGATTCTAGCATTACATTTGTGCTCCACTCAAATTGTGAACTCTGCAAGTAATAAAACGTACTAGATATCTTCCTCAATAAAAGAACATTGAAATTatgatgttatttaaaaataaagctCAGTCTAGAGTTTCAATTACAGAAAACATGCTGATGCATTGTAGAATAACTTAACATGACAAGTGATTTTATCATGTGGTTATGCTAGACAAGAATGACAGTACTATAGAAATAATGCATTTGCAACATGCTACTAACCATAATAACAACCTGCCTATGAGCTTTGAGTTCTGGCTGAAATGGCACCTCTCCCCCTTGTAAGAGAAAAGAGGAGGGTGAGTTCACAGGTTCAAGACctaccaaaaaaggaaaaaagtaatAACAACCTGCTAATATCAAAAAATTCCTACCCAATC
The DNA window shown above is from Quercus lobata isolate SW786 chromosome 7, ValleyOak3.0 Primary Assembly, whole genome shotgun sequence and carries:
- the LOC115953011 gene encoding SRSF protein kinase 2, whose translation is MDEKNQKQKQQKQQKQQQQQCCSSEDRSDSSEYTSEDEGTEDYRRGGYHAVRIGDSFKNGRYVVQSKLGWGHFSTVWLAWDTQFSRYVALKVQKSAQHYTEAAMDEITILQQIADGDPDDKKCVVKLLDHFKHSGPNGQHVCMVFEYLGDNLLTLIKYSDYRGLPLHRVKEICYHVLVGLDYLHRQLSIIHTDLKPENILLMSTIDPSKDPRKSGVPLILPNSKDKAGLESGVAKEIRKLNGDLTRNQKKKIRRKAKRAAQGCVENEVALEDEADAEPSGAVESSPNTNLNVGSVEDHPTSSVNTNRLSDADGTKGAKLEHQCSKRGSRSTRQKLLASADLKCKLVDFGNACWTYKQFTNDIQTRQYRCPEVILGSKYSTSADLWSFACICFELATGDVLFDPHSGDNFDRDEDHLALMMELLGMMPRKIALGGRYSRDFFNRYGDLRHIRRLRFWPLNKVLVEKYDFSEQDAADMTNFLVSILDFVPEMRPTAGQCLLHPWINAGPHLLEPSMPSNQNQAAESVVSDKNKKEKDEREAMEVGMGNIVLNSDSKPIKDSPSSSNPSKGAASSSSR